One Frankiales bacterium genomic region harbors:
- a CDS encoding LacI family DNA-binding transcriptional regulator has protein sequence MDQSTVSRVLRSDPRATISDATRARIREVATRLGYVPNATARGLAMRRTSTIGLLVPNAMSLVFTDIIRGATDAALELGYVLVLADASELGRASDAVRKLVLEGRVDGLLIASGTITDRVTDDLIEGFHNCVVLNRRIGSRAPSVIEDDEFGMYLCTQELIAAGHREIACLAGPEDIDTSRRRVAGYRRAMREAGLPVRRGSTVHEPFDEAGGYAGMSTILGRPSRPTAVASASLAAAVGAMAAARDHGIAIPDQLSLTGFHDAPIANYLSPPLTTVSMPLSQVGREAVLMLDRRLRGEPGRLHMTVQEPAPQLVRRMSVAPPPR, from the coding sequence GTGGACCAGTCGACCGTCTCGCGCGTCCTGCGCAGCGATCCACGCGCCACCATCTCCGACGCCACACGGGCCCGCATCCGCGAAGTCGCGACCCGGCTCGGCTACGTCCCCAACGCCACGGCGCGGGGACTCGCGATGCGCCGGACGTCCACGATCGGGCTGCTCGTCCCCAACGCGATGAGCCTGGTGTTCACGGACATCATCCGAGGGGCGACAGACGCAGCTCTGGAACTCGGCTACGTCCTGGTGCTGGCGGACGCGTCGGAACTCGGTCGGGCGAGCGATGCCGTACGCAAGCTCGTCCTCGAAGGCCGCGTCGACGGCCTCCTCATCGCGAGCGGAACCATCACCGACCGGGTCACCGACGACCTCATCGAGGGGTTCCACAACTGCGTCGTCCTCAACCGGCGCATCGGCAGCCGGGCCCCGAGCGTCATCGAGGACGACGAGTTCGGCATGTACCTCTGCACGCAGGAACTGATCGCGGCCGGGCATCGCGAGATCGCGTGCCTGGCCGGCCCGGAGGACATCGACACCTCGCGTCGTCGCGTGGCCGGATACCGCAGGGCCATGCGCGAGGCGGGTCTGCCCGTGCGTCGGGGCTCCACCGTCCACGAGCCGTTCGACGAGGCCGGAGGCTACGCCGGGATGTCCACGATCCTGGGGCGCCCCTCCCGACCGACAGCGGTCGCCTCGGCCAGTCTCGCTGCCGCGGTCGGCGCCATGGCCGCCGCCCGCGACCACGGGATCGCCATTCCCGACCAGCTGTCCCTGACCGGCTTCCACGACGCTCCGATCGCGAACTACCTCTCCCCTCCCCTGACCACGGTCTCGATGCCGCTGAGCCAGGTGGGTCGCGAGGCCGTGCTCATGCTGGACCGTCGGCTGCGCGGCGAGCCCGGACGGCTGCACATGACGGTGCAGGAGCCAGCGCCCCAATTGGTGCGCCGGATGTCGGTCGCCCCACCACCACGCTGA
- a CDS encoding GntR family transcriptional regulator: protein MPTASAGNPRARTGEGSSRTDQAFQRLRADILHGRLQPGSRLRVESLSQIYGVSSGVIREALPRLVGQGLAVAIPQQGVRVVSVDLDDLRQLTEAAVEVETLVLRRSLEEGSVEWESSVLAAHHRLSRLTLRDEDGSINDDWATAHTHFHMAILDGCSNRRLTGLAATLRDAGEVYRRWSDRPAAMTEKQHIDNHRRICDLVVERKTDAAVAELRRHIELTSELIVASSGGDASADT, encoded by the coding sequence ATGCCGACCGCATCCGCAGGGAATCCGCGCGCTCGGACGGGGGAAGGGTCCAGCCGCACCGACCAGGCCTTCCAGCGCCTCCGAGCCGACATCCTCCACGGGCGTCTCCAGCCGGGCTCGCGGCTCCGGGTCGAGTCGCTCAGCCAGATCTACGGGGTCAGCAGCGGGGTGATCCGGGAGGCACTGCCTCGACTGGTGGGCCAGGGGCTCGCTGTCGCCATCCCCCAACAAGGCGTTCGCGTCGTCTCGGTGGACCTCGACGACCTGCGCCAGCTCACCGAGGCGGCGGTCGAGGTGGAGACACTCGTGCTCAGGCGCTCGCTGGAGGAGGGCTCGGTCGAGTGGGAGTCCTCGGTCCTGGCTGCGCACCACCGGCTCAGCCGACTCACGCTGCGCGACGAGGACGGGTCGATCAACGACGACTGGGCCACGGCGCACACCCACTTCCACATGGCGATCCTCGACGGCTGCAGCAACCGCAGGCTGACCGGTCTCGCCGCGACGCTGCGCGACGCCGGCGAGGTCTACCGCCGCTGGTCTGACCGACCGGCGGCGATGACCGAGAAGCAGCACATCGACAACCACCGGCGCATCTGCGACCTCGTCGTGGAGCGCAAGACGGACGCGGCGGTGGCCGAGCTGCGGCGGCACATCGAGCTGACCTCCGAGCTCATCGTGGCGAGCTCCGGGGGCGACGCCTCGGCAGACACCTGA
- a CDS encoding EthD family reductase, whose translation MSKIMVLVRASSGPAAEAVRESVMARIEAQARTYALAHPEVTGLVLSHVVKPLAEDDPLVSLVAVWGEQVDRDDLLAHLVPSDLRAESALTATAARCSEIVFRRVRGFAGEGSPWTIKLAGTALRRDDFEPDAFFEYWTNVHAPIGGHLPGIGGYVVTRALDDGLGEESADAIIEQWYPDEQSFNDAQSTEMAQAAWNDVGNYAKTVGTAFWLMTESVVVEPPATGPGTLEV comes from the coding sequence ATGTCGAAGATCATGGTGCTGGTACGCGCGTCCTCCGGACCCGCCGCCGAGGCGGTGCGGGAGTCCGTCATGGCGCGGATCGAGGCGCAGGCACGGACCTACGCCCTCGCGCACCCCGAGGTCACGGGGCTGGTTCTCTCGCACGTGGTCAAGCCGCTCGCCGAGGACGACCCGCTGGTGAGCCTCGTCGCGGTCTGGGGCGAGCAGGTCGACCGGGACGACCTGCTCGCCCACCTCGTGCCCTCGGATCTCCGGGCCGAGTCCGCGCTGACTGCCACCGCCGCCCGGTGCTCGGAGATCGTCTTCCGCCGGGTGCGCGGGTTCGCGGGCGAGGGATCGCCGTGGACCATCAAGCTGGCCGGCACGGCACTGCGTCGTGACGACTTCGAGCCCGACGCGTTCTTCGAGTACTGGACGAATGTGCACGCGCCGATCGGTGGGCACCTGCCCGGCATCGGCGGCTACGTCGTGACGCGGGCACTCGACGACGGGCTGGGCGAGGAGTCGGCCGACGCCATCATCGAGCAGTGGTACCCGGACGAGCAGTCCTTCAACGATGCTCAGAGCACCGAGATGGCACAGGCCGCGTGGAACGACGTGGGCAATTACGCCAAGACCGTCGGCACCGCGTTCTGGCTCATGACCGAATCCGTCGTCGTCGAGCCGCCGGCCACCGGGCCCGGCACGCTCGAGGTGTGA
- a CDS encoding aminotransferase class I/II-fold pyridoxal phosphate-dependent enzyme, producing the protein MLEHARDVDSPVMLINGDPNFTTPSHIIDAAASSAHAGATGYAPGDGLVPLREAITDKLRRVNGIDVGRDQVCVTTGACGGLYTTFLVLVGPGDEVLVPDPGWSNYAAILHSLNGRAVPYPLRPDAGWTLDADALEASITPRTRAILLNSPSNPTGSVEGAESLRRVLEIAQRHDLWIVSDEAYDELVFGAPATSIASLGGHDRVISVFTFSKTYAMTGWRVGYVVGPASLIRQVGLHQEPVVSCASTISQNAALAALQGPQDCVSTMVSAYDRRRRLASDILATGGVPFVDPRGAFFLMIDVRASGLDSWEYALRALRELGVGTVPGAAFGLRGEGFLRVTLAASDEAIEDGLTRLTAAFQNLTA; encoded by the coding sequence ATGCTCGAGCATGCCCGCGACGTGGACTCCCCGGTCATGCTCATCAACGGCGACCCGAACTTCACGACGCCGTCCCACATCATCGACGCCGCGGCTTCGTCCGCACATGCCGGGGCGACCGGGTACGCGCCAGGGGACGGCCTCGTTCCGTTGCGTGAGGCGATCACCGACAAGCTGCGCCGCGTGAACGGGATCGACGTCGGCCGCGATCAGGTCTGCGTCACGACCGGTGCCTGCGGAGGCCTCTACACCACGTTCCTCGTCCTCGTGGGGCCCGGAGACGAGGTCCTGGTGCCTGATCCCGGCTGGTCGAACTACGCGGCGATCCTGCACTCGCTGAACGGGAGGGCGGTGCCTTACCCGCTCCGTCCTGACGCCGGATGGACGTTGGACGCCGACGCCCTGGAGGCGTCCATCACCCCGCGCACCCGGGCGATCCTGCTCAACTCGCCGAGCAACCCGACCGGGTCGGTCGAAGGTGCCGAGTCCCTGCGGAGAGTTCTCGAGATCGCCCAGCGGCACGACTTGTGGATCGTCTCCGACGAGGCATACGACGAGCTCGTGTTCGGCGCTCCGGCCACGTCGATCGCGAGCTTGGGCGGTCACGACCGCGTCATCAGTGTCTTCACGTTCTCGAAGACCTACGCCATGACGGGCTGGCGTGTCGGCTACGTCGTCGGTCCGGCGTCGCTCATCCGCCAGGTGGGCCTTCACCAGGAGCCTGTCGTGTCCTGCGCCTCCACGATCTCGCAGAACGCTGCGCTGGCAGCCCTGCAAGGTCCCCAGGACTGCGTCAGCACCATGGTGTCGGCGTACGACCGGCGGCGTCGCCTCGCCTCGGACATCCTGGCGACAGGGGGTGTGCCGTTCGTGGATCCCCGAGGTGCGTTCTTCTTGATGATCGACGTGCGAGCCTCGGGTCTCGACTCCTGGGAGTACGCGCTCAGGGCGCTCCGCGAGCTCGGCGTGGGAACAGTCCCCGGCGCGGCGTTCGGGCTGCGTGGCGAGGGCTTCCTGCGGGTCACCCTGGCAGCGTCGGACGAGGCGATCGAGGACGGCCTCACCCGCCTGACCGCCGCATTCCAGAACCTCACCGCGTAG
- a CDS encoding SDR family oxidoreductase, with the protein MGCERLVGTSALITGAGSGVGRATALRFAQEGASTIGVFDRDEAAAVETVAAVEEQGAHGIALVGDVRSRHTCQSAVDAVVDAAGRLDVLVSNAGADGDAPFLEMTDEEWHRVIDVNLTASFILGQVAARAMVAAGTGGVILYTASISGLGASDGDAHYGVSKAGIVNLVQTMAIELIPHRIRVNCVSPGPLDTPLSRALLGSDEAMEAARSHYPLVPMGRLGMPEEIAAAYAYLASADAAYTTGQNLIIDGGNHATVFVNPVGSF; encoded by the coding sequence ATGGGCTGCGAACGGCTGGTCGGCACATCGGCGCTCATCACCGGCGCCGGCAGCGGGGTGGGGCGGGCGACCGCGCTCCGGTTCGCGCAGGAAGGCGCGTCCACCATCGGAGTGTTCGACCGCGACGAGGCTGCCGCGGTGGAGACCGTCGCCGCCGTCGAGGAGCAGGGGGCTCACGGCATCGCGCTCGTCGGCGACGTCAGGTCGCGACACACGTGCCAGTCGGCGGTGGACGCGGTCGTGGATGCGGCGGGCCGGCTCGACGTACTGGTGAGCAACGCCGGGGCCGACGGTGACGCGCCCTTCCTGGAGATGACCGACGAGGAGTGGCACAGGGTCATCGACGTGAACCTGACGGCGTCCTTCATCCTGGGTCAGGTGGCCGCGCGCGCGATGGTCGCCGCCGGCACGGGAGGTGTGATCCTCTACACGGCGTCCATCTCCGGGCTGGGGGCGTCTGACGGCGATGCGCACTACGGCGTCTCCAAGGCGGGCATCGTCAATCTGGTCCAGACGATGGCCATCGAGCTGATCCCCCACCGCATCCGGGTGAACTGCGTGAGCCCGGGCCCGCTCGACACACCGCTGTCCCGCGCGCTGCTCGGGAGCGACGAGGCGATGGAGGCGGCACGATCGCACTACCCGCTGGTGCCGATGGGTCGCCTCGGGATGCCGGAGGAGATCGCTGCGGCGTATGCGTACCTCGCGTCGGCGGACGCCGCGTACACGACGGGCCAGAATCTGATCATCGACGGTGGGAACCACGCCACCGTCTTCGTGAATCCCGTCGGGAGCTTCTAG
- a CDS encoding MBL fold metallo-hydrolase, whose translation MRLTSDVCLVGGGPTFGFGLTPGTDAHVYLLDGGDEAALVDCGMGSDASFDQLVRNVRGDGVDPDSVTRLFITHYHADHCAGASRYRHALGLEVLTGHDTADALEAADHRATSYDASRALGVYPADSSFPPCAVDTRLGDGDEVRVGRLSVTFVATPGHCAGHGSYVVSGGDRTYLLSGDALFAGGRLLLQATRDCDLQRSFASVRTLAALDVDSLLPGHGPVALTGGRDHARAALATIDALGVPASLV comes from the coding sequence GTGCGTCTGACGTCGGACGTGTGCCTGGTGGGCGGAGGACCGACCTTCGGCTTCGGGCTCACGCCCGGCACCGACGCCCACGTCTACCTCCTGGACGGCGGTGACGAGGCGGCGCTCGTGGACTGCGGGATGGGGTCCGACGCCTCGTTCGACCAGTTGGTCCGCAACGTACGCGGCGACGGGGTCGACCCTGACTCCGTGACCAGGCTCTTCATCACTCACTACCACGCCGATCACTGCGCCGGGGCGTCTCGGTACCGACATGCCCTCGGCCTCGAGGTGCTCACCGGCCACGACACTGCTGACGCCCTGGAGGCGGCCGACCACCGAGCCACCAGCTACGACGCGTCGCGGGCGCTCGGCGTCTATCCGGCCGACTCCTCCTTCCCGCCATGCGCGGTCGACACCCGGCTCGGTGACGGCGACGAGGTCCGGGTCGGGCGGTTGTCGGTCACCTTCGTCGCCACGCCGGGCCACTGCGCCGGGCACGGCTCCTACGTGGTCTCCGGCGGTGACCGGACCTACCTGCTCTCCGGTGACGCGCTCTTCGCCGGGGGCCGGCTCCTGCTCCAGGCGACGCGCGATTGCGACCTGCAGCGGTCCTTCGCGTCGGTCCGGACCTTGGCGGCGCTGGATGTCGACAGCCTCCTGCCGGGGCACGGCCCCGTGGCTCTGACAGGGGGGCGCGACCACGCTCGTGCCGCGCTGGCCACTATCGACGCGCTGGGTGTTCCCGCGAGCCTGGTCTAG
- a CDS encoding fumarylacetoacetate hydrolase has translation MRMTTIADRVTIVLGGGLVDVERASGGRFGHAAEDAFARWGDLRAWVDSTDLAPHAETGIASGMPSPRPRQVFAIGLNYADHAAESGVPVPAFPPTFTKFATCLTTPGSDLVLPSDQVDWEAELVAVIGVRAHRVSVKDAWDHVAGLTLGQDFSEREVQMRGAVPQFSLGKSYPGFGPIGPYLVSPDEFADPDDLAIECEINGEVVQSSRTSRLVFSVAELVSILSGVCPLLPGDVIFTGTPGGVGVSREPARFLQPGDVVVTRIEGIGEMRQRCVSPGETAA, from the coding sequence GTGAGGATGACGACGATCGCGGATCGAGTGACGATCGTGCTCGGCGGAGGCCTGGTCGACGTCGAGCGCGCGAGCGGGGGCCGATTCGGCCACGCCGCCGAGGACGCGTTCGCGCGATGGGGGGACCTGCGTGCCTGGGTAGACAGCACAGACCTCGCTCCGCACGCCGAGACGGGCATCGCATCCGGGATGCCCTCCCCGCGACCTCGCCAGGTCTTCGCCATCGGTCTCAATTACGCCGACCACGCTGCCGAGTCCGGCGTACCGGTGCCGGCGTTCCCGCCGACGTTCACGAAGTTCGCCACCTGCCTGACGACTCCGGGTTCCGACCTGGTCCTCCCCAGCGACCAGGTGGACTGGGAGGCCGAGCTCGTCGCTGTCATCGGGGTACGAGCGCACAGGGTCTCCGTCAAGGACGCGTGGGACCACGTCGCGGGGCTCACGCTCGGGCAGGACTTCTCCGAGCGCGAGGTGCAGATGAGGGGCGCTGTCCCTCAGTTCTCGCTCGGCAAGTCCTACCCGGGCTTCGGACCGATCGGGCCCTACCTGGTGTCGCCCGACGAGTTCGCCGATCCCGACGACCTGGCCATCGAGTGCGAGATCAACGGAGAGGTGGTGCAGTCCAGCCGGACCTCGCGCCTGGTGTTCTCGGTGGCTGAGCTCGTCTCGATCCTCTCGGGCGTGTGCCCCCTCCTCCCGGGCGACGTGATCTTCACGGGAACGCCGGGAGGCGTCGGGGTGTCCCGGGAGCCGGCTCGGTTCCTCCAGCCCGGCGATGTCGTCGTGACGCGCATCGAGGGCATCGGCGAGATGCGCCAGCGCTGCGTCAGCCCGGGGGAGACCGCGGCCTGA
- a CDS encoding M20/M25/M40 family metallo-hydrolase — protein sequence MDGTDDEVVSILSDLIRIDTTSTHRPERPAAELVATLLDEVGIGSRIYEGERGRANLVARIPGADASRPALLVHGHLDVVPAEAAEWSVHPFSGEVVDDCVWGRGAVDMKDMDAMVLAVLRGWAREGRRPSRDLVVAFLADEEMGSVAGARWLTAEHPDLFRDCTEAIGEVGGFSVSLDDEARLYLLQTAEKGLAWMRLKATGRPGHGAMEHHDNAVVRLASAVTAMGTHRFPTHVRPEVRRLLDELEPMVGRRLDPDLAEEWLPELGALARIVGASLRNSANPTRLEAGYQNNVVPSTASAVIDARFLPGQEDELMTDLRQLVGESLDLEVLTHGVAVETEFSGATVDAMCEAIRAEDPEGIPVPYMLTGGTDAKVFAPLGIRCFGFAPLKLPPELDFPSLFHGIDERVPVESLRFGVRVLDRFLSRC from the coding sequence ATGGACGGCACCGACGACGAGGTCGTCAGCATCCTCAGCGACCTGATCCGGATCGACACCACGAGCACGCATCGGCCGGAGCGACCAGCGGCAGAGCTGGTCGCGACCCTGCTCGACGAAGTCGGGATCGGATCGCGCATCTACGAAGGTGAGCGCGGTCGGGCCAATCTCGTGGCGCGCATACCGGGTGCCGACGCGTCGAGGCCCGCGCTGCTCGTGCACGGACACCTCGACGTCGTCCCGGCTGAAGCCGCCGAATGGTCCGTGCATCCGTTCAGTGGCGAGGTCGTCGACGACTGTGTGTGGGGTCGTGGCGCGGTCGACATGAAGGACATGGACGCCATGGTCCTCGCGGTGCTCCGGGGATGGGCCCGCGAGGGCCGGCGGCCATCCCGCGACCTCGTGGTGGCCTTCCTCGCCGACGAGGAGATGGGAAGCGTCGCGGGCGCGCGCTGGCTCACGGCCGAGCACCCCGACCTGTTCCGGGACTGCACGGAGGCCATCGGCGAGGTCGGCGGGTTCAGCGTCTCGCTCGATGACGAGGCCCGGCTCTACCTCCTGCAGACCGCGGAGAAGGGGCTCGCCTGGATGAGGCTGAAGGCCACGGGACGGCCGGGCCACGGAGCCATGGAGCACCACGACAACGCGGTCGTGCGACTGGCATCCGCCGTCACGGCCATGGGGACCCACAGGTTCCCCACGCACGTGCGACCCGAGGTCCGCCGCCTCCTGGATGAGCTGGAACCGATGGTGGGCCGCCGCCTCGACCCCGACCTTGCGGAGGAGTGGCTGCCCGAGCTCGGCGCGCTGGCCAGGATCGTCGGGGCGAGCCTGCGCAACTCGGCCAACCCGACCCGGCTGGAAGCCGGGTACCAGAACAACGTGGTCCCGTCCACGGCCTCCGCTGTGATCGACGCGAGATTCCTGCCGGGCCAGGAGGACGAGCTCATGACCGACCTGCGCCAGCTCGTGGGCGAGAGCCTGGACCTCGAGGTGCTCACCCACGGCGTAGCGGTCGAGACGGAGTTCTCGGGCGCCACCGTCGACGCCATGTGCGAGGCGATCCGTGCGGAGGACCCCGAGGGGATCCCCGTCCCGTACATGCTCACCGGCGGTACCGACGCCAAGGTCTTCGCGCCATTGGGTATCCGGTGCTTCGGCTTCGCACCCCTGAAGCTGCCTCCCGAGCTGGACTTCCCGTCGCTGTTCCACGGCATCGACGAACGGGTGCCCGTGGAGTCGCTTCGCTTCGGGGTCCGCGTGCTGGACCGCTTCCTCTCCCGCTGCTGA
- a CDS encoding class II histone deacetylase: protein MAPALSVRRVALVHEEDYFWHESRVDFGPWVEGDAQFETPEPRRRLLQLLQRTGLADRCVRVRASELTDDDLVRVHTPAYVARIRAADLTGGEAGESAPFGPGSFSIARRSAGGVHAAVASVLDGTTDCGFALVRPPGHHAEVDRGRGFCIFANIAVAIEKARVSAGAAPVRVAVVDWDVHHGNGSQSIYYDDADTLTVSIHQSGLYPKDSGRIEEVGGPAAPGTNINIPLPPGSGEGAYLYAWDTVIAPAVTAFKPDLIVVACGFDASQLDPSGRMLLTAGSFAALTARALDLAGSLCNGRLVLAQEGGYSPIYVPLCGAAVVSSLLGIESLDDPLSGIGGTEQQPLQEHQREIVDRAAQVHQLA, encoded by the coding sequence ATGGCTCCTGCACTCTCCGTGCGACGCGTCGCGCTCGTCCACGAGGAGGACTACTTCTGGCACGAGTCCCGCGTCGACTTCGGGCCGTGGGTGGAGGGGGATGCGCAGTTCGAGACGCCGGAACCACGTCGACGCCTCCTTCAGCTGCTGCAGCGCACCGGGTTGGCCGACCGGTGCGTCCGCGTGCGCGCCTCCGAGCTCACGGACGACGACCTGGTTCGGGTGCACACCCCCGCCTATGTCGCGAGGATCCGTGCGGCCGACCTCACCGGTGGCGAGGCGGGCGAGTCGGCACCGTTCGGGCCGGGCTCGTTCTCGATCGCACGTCGCTCCGCCGGGGGCGTCCACGCGGCCGTCGCGTCGGTGCTCGACGGCACCACAGACTGCGGGTTCGCACTGGTTCGGCCGCCAGGCCACCACGCCGAGGTCGACCGCGGGCGCGGATTCTGCATCTTCGCGAACATCGCGGTCGCGATCGAGAAGGCAAGGGTGTCCGCCGGGGCCGCACCCGTCCGGGTCGCCGTCGTGGACTGGGACGTCCACCACGGCAACGGCTCTCAGAGCATCTACTACGACGATGCCGACACCCTCACCGTCAGCATCCATCAGAGCGGGCTCTACCCCAAGGACAGCGGCAGGATCGAGGAGGTCGGCGGTCCGGCTGCCCCGGGGACCAACATCAACATCCCCCTTCCTCCTGGCAGCGGCGAGGGCGCGTACCTCTACGCCTGGGACACGGTCATCGCGCCGGCCGTCACCGCCTTCAAGCCCGACCTGATCGTGGTCGCCTGCGGGTTCGACGCCTCCCAGCTCGACCCGAGCGGACGGATGCTGCTCACAGCCGGCTCGTTCGCCGCGCTCACCGCCCGGGCTCTCGACCTCGCCGGCTCGCTCTGCAACGGCCGGCTCGTGCTGGCGCAGGAGGGTGGCTACTCCCCCATCTACGTGCCGTTGTGCGGTGCGGCCGTCGTGAGCTCGCTCCTGGGAATCGAGTCGCTCGACGACCCGCTGTCCGGGATCGGTGGCACCGAGCAGCAGCCGCTCCAGGAGCACCAGCGCGAGATCGTCGACCGGGCCGCTCAGGTGCATCAGCTGGCTTGA
- a CDS encoding sulfatase-like hydrolase/transferase has product MRMRPGVEEGTVAGMSTVGAQGGSRPNILLICTDEERYRLPRPAGFALPARERIHERGVSFDRYYVASAQCSSSRSVIYTGRHMPVTEIYDNDAMPYIRPLDPALGTIGTMLREAGYYCTYQGKWHLSKAYKDPADPRPTTDALEPYGFSEFNAWGDLDGGAWAGLKIDPVIAGQAVAWLRNRAPVVAADQPWFMAVNFVNPHDIMSYDYGGRRLVAPPPNLAEAMVVRPPADIPVYRKAWDVDVPASAGDDLSGAAPAVREYAAAMETMFGPVPDADAWRRGMSFYLNCTRDVDRSIELVLDALEASGQADRTVVVFTSDHGEMAGSHGLRQKGNLVYDENFHVPLVVSHPDVAGGGTSDALASAVDLAPTLLEMAGLDGATVAQRFPGLHGRSLVPALEGAAVRDGVLTAVEIVTTLDDGYWREFGTPDGPARMQAGQLRPDWTKRGFLRGYTDGRYTFGRYFSPLEPNRPRNVEQLVGANDVVLYDRDSDPHEMVNLAYEPEHQDTVATLLGRLESLIDAEIGPDEHTWITERPRLAGYPTWQGDAQAS; this is encoded by the coding sequence GTGAGGATGCGTCCGGGGGTCGAGGAGGGGACGGTGGCCGGGATGTCGACGGTGGGAGCGCAGGGCGGATCGCGCCCGAACATCCTGCTCATCTGCACCGACGAGGAGCGCTACCGCCTGCCGCGCCCGGCCGGCTTCGCGCTCCCGGCGCGCGAGCGCATCCACGAGCGGGGCGTCTCGTTCGACCGCTACTACGTCGCCTCCGCCCAGTGCAGCTCGTCGCGGTCGGTGATCTACACGGGCCGGCACATGCCGGTGACCGAGATCTACGACAACGACGCCATGCCCTACATCCGCCCGCTCGACCCGGCGCTCGGCACGATCGGCACGATGCTGCGCGAGGCCGGCTACTACTGCACGTACCAGGGCAAGTGGCACCTGTCGAAGGCCTACAAGGACCCGGCCGACCCCCGGCCGACGACGGACGCGCTCGAGCCCTACGGCTTCTCGGAGTTCAACGCGTGGGGCGACCTCGACGGCGGCGCCTGGGCCGGGCTCAAGATCGACCCGGTCATCGCGGGGCAGGCGGTCGCGTGGCTGCGCAACCGCGCGCCCGTCGTCGCCGCGGACCAGCCGTGGTTCATGGCGGTCAACTTCGTGAACCCGCACGACATCATGAGCTACGACTACGGCGGCCGCCGCCTGGTGGCGCCGCCGCCCAACCTCGCCGAGGCGATGGTGGTGCGGCCGCCCGCCGACATCCCCGTGTACCGCAAGGCGTGGGACGTCGACGTCCCGGCGAGCGCGGGGGACGACCTGTCCGGCGCGGCCCCGGCGGTGCGCGAGTACGCCGCGGCGATGGAGACCATGTTCGGGCCGGTGCCGGACGCGGACGCATGGCGGCGCGGCATGAGCTTCTACCTCAACTGCACGCGCGACGTGGACCGCAGCATCGAGCTCGTCCTCGACGCCCTCGAGGCCTCGGGCCAGGCCGACCGCACCGTCGTCGTCTTCACCTCCGACCACGGCGAGATGGCCGGCTCGCACGGGCTGCGGCAGAAGGGCAACCTCGTCTACGACGAGAACTTCCACGTGCCGCTCGTCGTCAGCCACCCGGACGTCGCGGGCGGCGGCACCAGCGACGCGCTCGCCTCGGCCGTCGACCTCGCGCCGACGCTGCTCGAGATGGCCGGCCTCGACGGCGCGACCGTGGCGCAGCGCTTCCCCGGCCTGCATGGCCGCTCGCTGGTGCCCGCCCTCGAGGGCGCTGCCGTCCGCGACGGCGTCCTCACCGCCGTCGAGATCGTCACGACGCTCGACGACGGGTACTGGCGCGAGTTCGGCACCCCCGACGGCCCCGCGCGCATGCAGGCAGGGCAGCTGCGTCCCGACTGGACCAAGCGCGGCTTCCTGCGCGGCTACACCGACGGCCGCTACACCTTCGGCCGCTACTTCTCCCCGCTCGAGCCCAACCGGCCGCGGAACGTCGAGCAGCTGGTGGGCGCGAACGACGTCGTCCTCTACGACCGGGACTCCGACCCGCACGAGATGGTGAACCTGGCCTACGAGCCCGAGCACCAGGACACGGTCGCGACTCTGCTGGGCAGGCTCGAGTCGCTGATCGACGCCGAGATCGGCCCCGACGAGCACACCTGGATCACCGAGCGCCCCCGGCTCGCCGGCTACCCCACCTGGCAGGGCGACGCCCAAGCCTCCTGA
- a CDS encoding AsnC family transcriptional regulator, with amino-acid sequence MSRDSAVDDTDRAIIAALQAHGRRPVTEIARDLGLAEATVRQRLRRLERRNVIQVVAVIAPLQLGLRRVLIGVRVRGRTVADVESRLRVMPEVDYAAITTGAYDILLMAACDDEEGVAELVTERIRTVPGVDSLDVVTILRETKDAYRYAGTD; translated from the coding sequence GTGAGCCGCGACAGCGCCGTCGACGACACCGACCGCGCGATCATCGCGGCCCTGCAGGCGCACGGGCGCCGTCCGGTCACGGAGATCGCGCGCGACCTCGGGCTCGCCGAGGCCACGGTTCGTCAGCGGCTGCGTCGCCTCGAGCGGCGCAACGTCATCCAGGTGGTCGCCGTCATCGCCCCGCTCCAGCTGGGGCTGCGGCGCGTGCTCATCGGGGTGCGGGTGCGGGGCCGCACCGTCGCCGACGTCGAGTCGCGGCTGCGTGTGATGCCGGAGGTCGACTACGCCGCGATCACCACGGGGGCCTACGACATCCTCCTCATGGCCGCCTGCGACGACGAGGAGGGCGTGGCTGAGCTGGTGACCGAGCGCATCAGGACCGTGCCCGGCGTCGACAGTCTCGACGTCGTGACGATCCTGCGCGAGACCAAGGACGCGTACCGCTACGCCGGCACCGACTGA